A stretch of Pseudomonas taetrolens DNA encodes these proteins:
- a CDS encoding glutathione S-transferase family protein produces the protein MLKLYGFAVSNYYNMVKLALLEKGVPFEEVPFFAGQTPEALAISPRGKVPVLGVDQGFINETSVILEYIEQTQPGPKLLPADPFERAQILALAREIELYIELPARACYAEAFFGMPVHDAIKEKAKGELLLGIASLSRHGKFTPYVAGETLSVADIYFLFSMDLACAVGHKVFGLDLLAQFPAAKALLERLEQSPHVKKIAADKDAAMPQFLAWISSKK, from the coding sequence ATGCTCAAGCTTTATGGATTTGCAGTCAGCAATTACTACAACATGGTCAAGCTGGCGTTATTGGAAAAGGGTGTACCGTTCGAAGAGGTTCCCTTCTTTGCTGGCCAAACGCCAGAAGCGCTTGCGATCAGCCCGCGTGGCAAGGTCCCGGTGCTGGGTGTCGATCAAGGCTTCATCAATGAAACCAGCGTGATCCTCGAGTACATCGAACAAACCCAGCCTGGCCCAAAACTGCTGCCGGCCGATCCGTTCGAGCGTGCCCAGATACTGGCCCTGGCCAGAGAAATCGAGTTGTACATCGAGTTGCCCGCCCGCGCGTGCTATGCCGAGGCATTCTTTGGCATGCCCGTGCATGACGCGATCAAGGAAAAAGCCAAGGGCGAGTTGCTTCTAGGGATTGCTTCGCTGAGCCGTCATGGCAAATTCACGCCTTATGTGGCGGGCGAAACCCTGAGCGTGGCGGATATCTACTTCCTGTTCAGCATGGATCTGGCCTGTGCTGTCGGTCATAAAGTATTTGGTCTGGACTTGCTGGCGCAATTCCCTGCCGCCAAAGCGCTTCTGGAGCGTTTGGAGCAGAGCCCGCACGTGAAAAAAATTGCAGCGGATAAAGACGCTGCCATGCCGCAGTTTTTAGCATGGATCAGCAGTAAGAAGTAA
- a CDS encoding LytR/AlgR family response regulator transcription factor yields MNVLIVDDETLAREHLSNVLGALGGYKLLEPGASHGEEALGLIESLKPDVVLLDIHMPGLDGLQVAAKLCERELPPSIVFCVAPDEFSVQALQDSGVSYVLKPVSAEALGVALKEAHRPNRVQLAALTRPAAQTGSGPRSHISARTRKGIELIPIDQVIYFIADHKYVTLRHEGGEVLLDEPLKALEDEFGERFVRIHRNALVARDRIERLQRTPLGHFQLFLKGLNGDALIVSRRHVAGVRKMMQQL; encoded by the coding sequence ATGAATGTCCTGATCGTTGATGACGAAACCCTGGCCCGCGAGCATCTGAGCAATGTGCTCGGTGCGCTTGGGGGTTATAAGTTGCTGGAACCTGGCGCCTCTCATGGTGAAGAGGCCTTGGGCCTGATTGAAAGCCTCAAACCGGATGTCGTTTTGCTTGATATCCATATGCCGGGCCTCGACGGGTTGCAGGTTGCAGCCAAATTATGTGAGCGCGAGCTACCGCCCTCAATCGTGTTTTGCGTGGCGCCGGACGAGTTTTCAGTGCAAGCACTGCAAGACAGTGGTGTCAGCTACGTGCTCAAACCGGTCAGCGCCGAGGCCCTTGGCGTTGCATTGAAAGAAGCGCACCGGCCGAATCGCGTCCAGTTGGCAGCGCTTACCCGCCCCGCTGCACAAACGGGCAGTGGTCCGCGCAGTCACATCAGCGCCAGAACCCGTAAAGGCATTGAGCTGATCCCCATCGACCAGGTGATTTACTTTATCGCCGACCACAAATACGTGACCCTGCGTCATGAAGGCGGCGAAGTCCTGCTCGATGAGCCGCTCAAGGCCCTTGAAGACGAGTTTGGCGAGCGCTTTGTGCGTATTCACCGAAATGCACTGGTGGCACGCGACCGGATCGAGCGCTTGCAGCGCACACCGCTGGGGCACTTTCAGTTGTTCCTCAAAGGCTTGAATGGCGATGCACTGATTGTCAGTCGGCGTCATGTGGCCGGTGTTCGCAAGATGATGCAACAGCTGTGA
- the dibA gene encoding phosphodiesterase DibA, which yields MSVSSRDALRAALMYGGLSLLWLLSTDYLLTSYFDGSEQLTRWQRMNGYIWVLFSAVMIFLVRARLFRFLGDGADLKRQREDQERLRQAGAVFDCTREGVLVSDRSGVIVHVNRALVEITGYTPEEVLGRRPSMFKSGRHGPEFYQAVFKSLQDHGDWHGEIWNRRKSGEIYPQWQTVRAITDAKGQVSHYVAVFSDISAIKKSQTDLVRLAHHDPLTDLPNRLLFTDRAEQALAFSRRHNCGCALLLIDLDHFKIINDSLGHNVGDLLLKAVGDRLQSVFGKNFTVARLGGDEFAVLAESCAQVAQAVVMAQQVLELMKGAFEVDKHPLFVSASIGISVFPGDALNAEQLLRNADSALFKAKSAGREGYALYTEELTTHAQYRVEVASDLRRALERHELRVFYQPVHDLSTSRLIGVEALVRWEHPQRGLLAPGEFIPVAERTGLIAEIDAWVLEQACLQMKQWQSSGIHLSFVAVNISSRLFTRPELYTLVSTVLTDTGLDPALLELEVTESAVMEDSHVALEQMHRLRALGLRLAIDDFGTGFSSLLRLKQLPVQKLKIDQGFVAGLPEDNDDAAIVRAVIALAQSMGLQVHAEGIEQVEQAQFLLDFNCDLGQGYWFGRPMPAKELDWQRAPAIRP from the coding sequence ATGTCGGTTTCTTCTCGCGACGCTTTGCGCGCGGCCTTGATGTACGGCGGCCTGTCGTTGCTCTGGCTGCTCTCCACTGATTATTTATTGACCAGTTATTTCGATGGTTCGGAGCAATTGACGCGCTGGCAGCGGATGAATGGCTACATTTGGGTGCTGTTCAGCGCCGTGATGATTTTTCTCGTTCGCGCTCGCCTGTTCCGTTTTCTGGGGGACGGGGCTGACTTGAAGCGTCAGCGTGAAGATCAGGAGCGCCTTCGGCAGGCGGGTGCAGTGTTTGATTGCACCCGGGAAGGAGTGCTTGTCAGCGACCGCAGCGGGGTGATTGTGCATGTGAACCGCGCCCTGGTTGAAATCACTGGCTATACCCCGGAAGAAGTACTGGGGCGAAGACCCAGCATGTTCAAGTCGGGACGCCACGGCCCTGAGTTCTATCAGGCCGTGTTCAAGTCATTGCAAGACCACGGTGATTGGCATGGCGAGATCTGGAACCGACGCAAAAGCGGTGAAATTTACCCGCAATGGCAGACAGTTCGCGCAATTACCGATGCCAAAGGCCAGGTCAGTCACTACGTGGCGGTGTTCTCGGATATCTCCGCGATAAAGAAATCTCAGACCGATCTGGTGCGTCTGGCACACCATGACCCGCTCACTGACCTGCCTAATCGCCTGCTGTTTACAGACCGTGCCGAACAGGCGCTGGCATTTTCACGGCGCCACAATTGCGGCTGTGCACTGCTGCTGATCGATCTCGACCATTTCAAAATCATCAACGACAGTCTTGGTCACAATGTAGGCGACCTGTTGCTCAAGGCCGTGGGTGATCGCTTGCAGAGCGTGTTCGGTAAAAACTTTACCGTCGCGCGCTTGGGAGGCGACGAGTTCGCCGTACTGGCCGAGAGCTGCGCTCAGGTTGCTCAGGCCGTCGTCATGGCGCAACAGGTGCTGGAGCTGATGAAAGGCGCATTTGAAGTCGATAAGCACCCATTATTTGTCAGCGCCAGCATCGGCATCAGTGTGTTCCCCGGTGATGCATTGAACGCTGAGCAATTGCTGCGCAATGCGGACTCGGCTTTATTCAAGGCCAAAAGTGCCGGGCGCGAAGGCTATGCCCTGTACACCGAAGAGCTGACAACCCATGCGCAATATCGTGTTGAAGTGGCCAGCGACCTGCGTCGGGCCCTGGAGCGACATGAGCTTCGCGTGTTCTACCAACCGGTGCATGATTTGAGTACCAGTCGCTTGATCGGAGTTGAAGCGTTGGTGCGATGGGAGCACCCACAGCGGGGATTGTTGGCCCCGGGTGAGTTTATTCCGGTCGCGGAGCGCACCGGGTTAATTGCTGAAATTGACGCTTGGGTGCTGGAGCAGGCCTGCTTGCAAATGAAGCAATGGCAATCGTCGGGCATTCATCTGTCGTTCGTAGCAGTGAATATCTCGAGCCGATTGTTTACCCGTCCCGAGCTATACACACTGGTTTCGACAGTATTGACCGATACCGGGCTGGATCCGGCGTTGCTGGAGCTGGAAGTGACCGAAAGCGCGGTGATGGAGGATTCACATGTCGCGCTCGAGCAAATGCACCGCCTGCGAGCATTGGGCTTGCGACTGGCTATTGATGATTTTGGCACCGGGTTCTCATCGCTGCTGCGGCTCAAGCAATTGCCGGTGCAAAAGTTGAAAATCGATCAGGGATTTGTTGCCGGATTGCCGGAAGACAATGACGATGCGGCCATTGTGCGTGCAGTCATCGCGCTCGCACAGAGCATGGGTCTGCAGGTGCATGCCGAAGGGATAGAGCAAGTCGAGCAGGCGCAATTCCTGCTCGACTTTAATTGCGACCTGGGCCAGGGCTACTGGTTTGGCCGGCCGATGCCAGCCAAAGAGTTGGACTGGCAGCGAGCCCCGGCGATTCGCCCCTGA
- the gabD gene encoding NADP-dependent succinate-semialdehyde dehydrogenase, with the protein MQLKDAQLFRQQAYIDGAWVDADGGQTIKVNNPATGEIIGTVPKMGAAETRRAIEAADNALPAWRALTAKERATKLRRWFELLIENQDDLGRLMTLEQGKPLAEAKGEIVYAASFIEWFAEEAKRIYGDVIPGHQPDKRLIVIKQPIGVTAAITPWNFPAAMITRKAGPALAAGCTMVIKPASQTPFSALALVELAHRAGIPRGVLSVVTGSAGDIGGELTSNPIVRKLSFTGSTEIGRQLMAECAKDIKKVSLELGGNAPFIVFDDADLDKAVEGAIISKYRNNGQTCVCANRLYIQDSVYDAFAEKLKVAVAKLKIGNGLDEGTTTGPLIDDKAVAKVKEHIADALSKGATLLTGGNSLEGSFFEPTILINVPKNAAVAKEETFGPLAPLFRFKDEAEVIAMANDTEFGLASYFYARDLSRVFRVAEALEYGMVGVNTGLISNEVAPFGGIKASGLGREGSKYGIEDYLEIKYLCLGI; encoded by the coding sequence ATGCAGCTCAAAGACGCACAATTGTTCCGCCAGCAAGCCTACATCGATGGTGCTTGGGTTGATGCGGACGGTGGTCAGACGATCAAGGTCAATAACCCTGCGACCGGTGAAATCATCGGTACAGTGCCTAAAATGGGCGCAGCTGAAACGCGTCGCGCCATTGAAGCTGCAGATAATGCGTTGCCGGCCTGGCGTGCCCTGACTGCCAAGGAACGTGCGACCAAGCTGCGCCGCTGGTTTGAGCTGTTGATCGAAAATCAGGATGACCTCGGTCGCCTGATGACGCTGGAGCAAGGCAAGCCATTGGCTGAAGCCAAGGGCGAGATCGTTTACGCCGCTTCGTTCATCGAGTGGTTCGCTGAAGAAGCCAAGCGTATTTATGGCGATGTGATTCCGGGTCACCAGCCAGACAAGCGCCTGATCGTGATCAAACAACCGATCGGCGTGACCGCTGCCATTACCCCGTGGAACTTCCCGGCGGCCATGATCACCCGTAAAGCAGGCCCGGCGCTGGCGGCGGGTTGCACCATGGTGATCAAACCGGCTTCGCAAACCCCATTCTCGGCACTCGCCCTTGTTGAGCTGGCGCATCGTGCCGGTATCCCGAGAGGTGTGCTGAGTGTGGTGACCGGCAGCGCCGGTGACATTGGTGGTGAGCTGACCAGCAACCCGATCGTGCGCAAACTGTCTTTCACCGGTTCGACCGAAATCGGTCGTCAACTGATGGCTGAATGTGCCAAAGACATTAAAAAAGTGTCGCTTGAGCTGGGCGGCAATGCGCCGTTTATCGTGTTTGACGACGCAGACCTGGATAAGGCCGTCGAAGGCGCGATCATTTCCAAGTATCGCAATAACGGCCAGACCTGCGTCTGTGCCAACCGCCTGTACATTCAGGACTCGGTTTACGATGCATTTGCCGAAAAACTGAAAGTAGCGGTCGCCAAGCTGAAAATCGGTAACGGTCTGGATGAGGGGACCACCACAGGTCCGCTGATCGATGACAAGGCAGTGGCCAAGGTCAAGGAACACATTGCTGACGCACTGAGCAAAGGCGCGACCTTGCTGACCGGCGGCAATAGCCTGGAAGGCAGCTTCTTTGAACCGACCATCCTGATCAATGTGCCGAAAAACGCAGCAGTGGCGAAGGAAGAAACCTTTGGCCCGCTGGCTCCGCTGTTCCGTTTCAAAGACGAAGCAGAAGTGATCGCGATGGCTAACGACACCGAGTTCGGTCTGGCGTCGTACTTCTATGCCCGTGACCTGAGCCGTGTATTCCGTGTGGCTGAAGCTCTGGAATACGGCATGGTGGGCGTCAATACCGGTCTGATCTCCAACGAAGTCGCACCGTTCGGTGGTATCAAGGCGTCGGGTCTGGGCCGTGAAGGTTCCAAATACGGCATCGAGGACTACCTGGAAATCAAATATCTCTGCCTGGGCATCTAA
- the argH gene encoding argininosuccinate lyase, whose product MSTDKTNQSWGGRFSEPVDAFVARFTASVTFDQRLYRHDIMGSVAHATMLAKVGVLTDAERDSIIEGLKTIQSEIEAGTFDWRIDLEDVHMNIEARLTDRIGVTGKKLHTGRSRNDQVATDIRLWLRDEIDIILAEITRLQKGLLEQAEREAETIMPGFTHLQTAQPVTFGHHMLAWFEMLSRDYERLVDCRKRTNRMPLGSAALAGTTYPIDRELTAQLLGFDAVGGNSLDNVSDRDFAIEFCAAASIAMMHLSRFSEELVLWTSAQFQFIDLPDRFCTGSSIMPQKKNPDVPELVRGKSGRVFGALMGLLTLMKGQPLAYNKDNQEDKEPLFDAADTLRDSLRAFADMIPAIKPKHAIMREAALRGFSTATDLADYLVRRGLPFRDCHEIVGHAVKYGVDTGKDLAEMSLEELRTFSDQIEADVFAVLTLEGSVNARNHIGGTAPEQVKAAVVRGKALLASR is encoded by the coding sequence ATGAGCACCGACAAGACCAATCAGTCCTGGGGCGGCCGCTTCAGTGAACCCGTCGACGCCTTCGTTGCGCGCTTCACTGCCTCCGTCACATTCGACCAGCGCCTTTATCGCCACGACATCATGGGCTCTGTAGCCCACGCGACCATGCTGGCCAAGGTCGGCGTGCTGACCGATGCCGAACGCGACAGCATCATCGAAGGCTTGAAAACCATCCAGAGCGAAATCGAAGCGGGCACCTTTGACTGGCGCATCGATCTGGAAGACGTGCACATGAACATCGAGGCGCGCCTGACTGACCGCATCGGCGTGACCGGTAAAAAACTGCACACCGGACGCAGCCGTAACGACCAGGTGGCCACCGATATTCGTCTGTGGCTGCGGGATGAAATCGACATCATTCTGGCGGAAATCACCCGCCTGCAAAAAGGCCTGCTGGAGCAAGCCGAGCGCGAAGCCGAGACCATCATGCCCGGCTTTACGCACCTGCAAACGGCCCAGCCGGTCACGTTCGGCCACCATATGCTGGCGTGGTTCGAAATGCTCAGCCGCGATTACGAGCGTCTCGTAGATTGCCGAAAACGCACCAACCGCATGCCACTGGGCAGCGCAGCACTGGCCGGTACCACTTACCCGATCGATCGTGAACTCACCGCTCAATTGCTGGGTTTCGATGCTGTGGGCGGCAACTCGCTGGACAACGTGTCCGATCGCGACTTCGCCATCGAGTTCTGTGCAGCAGCCAGTATTGCCATGATGCACCTGTCGCGCTTCTCCGAAGAGCTGGTGCTGTGGACCAGCGCACAATTCCAGTTCATCGACTTGCCGGACCGTTTCTGCACCGGCAGCTCGATCATGCCGCAAAAGAAAAACCCCGACGTTCCTGAACTGGTGCGCGGCAAAAGTGGCCGTGTATTCGGTGCGCTGATGGGCCTGCTGACCCTGATGAAGGGCCAGCCGCTGGCCTATAACAAGGACAACCAGGAAGACAAGGAGCCACTGTTCGATGCGGCCGACACGCTGCGTGACTCGTTGCGTGCATTTGCCGACATGATCCCGGCGATCAAACCCAAGCACGCAATCATGCGTGAAGCGGCGCTACGCGGGTTCTCCACAGCAACAGACCTGGCAGACTATCTGGTACGCCGTGGCCTGCCGTTCCGTGACTGCCACGAAATCGTCGGCCATGCCGTGAAGTACGGCGTGGACACGGGCAAGGATCTGGCTGAAATGAGCCTCGAAGAGCTGCGCACGTTCAGCGATCAGATCGAAGCTGACGTGTTTGCTGTGCTGACGCTGGAAGGTTCGGTCAATGCGCGCAACCACATCGGCGGCACGGCACCTGAACAGGTGAAAGCCGCAGTAGTTCGCGGCAAGGCCCTGCTGGCCAGCCGCTAA
- a CDS encoding UDP-N-acetylmuramoyl-tripeptide--D-alanyl-D-alanine ligase: MSLIQQLDACHTLLVNIDAGTSVRDEAKTPCTLFFSISNGAQRAEVIQSSGDTFEEAWSAGVLRLAQPKTPPNQEQPPERLWLRVERAVNITSLSWDELQERFKRYKRNYFRYGLAFDPALETALTEQELNGNAILYGGPTVPLASFNMNNFSVYAKRRFEDSAAQAAAMNAQAFPQTPVYLFQTQGVFCAEDGKAYALGSSGPDVGRRTTGLLDAADVRSKIETASDFLRHQVKDSGQFVYGQFPCFDRTIQNYNTLRHASTTYSMIEAWALVKDPELEASIHRSLDYLTQHLIKPYTLPDGSHAAFLVDTGDEIKLGGNAVCLLALVKYCEVTDTRDYLPLLEALANGIAWMQNVQAGGFNHVLHAKDLSVKAPFRIIYYDGEAAFGLMRLYGLSGDERWLNIVEKAFDYFIAKEHWREHDHWLSYCVNELTRYRPEEKYFRFGLNNFVDYLDFVQQRITTFPTLLELMMAAQQMLQRIEKQPALRNLLNEVNLDAFYRALHHRARHLLNGYFWPEMAMFFRNPARIVGSFFIRHHAFRVRIDDVEHYLSGLIAYHRYLLDGAPQVQTVQQSTDGWRWDAATVARATGGTWAVAPAPGWQASGLTPSMLHFKPQRMLTRPLSWVGPNETRLAQVWAKADKAKRPSAFMCVDPAPYLDTGLPVLQVADTADAMLRMGRYARQAFGGQVFGVTGSAGKTTVVAMLTHALQQLGTVAQTEGNANLPHGIAWNLASMTDPAKFWVLEMAVGRMPLNSDLVRPHIAIVTSLSPAHLEYHGTLENLARKKSAIFRSMAPGSHAVLNHDMPYYSVFAQAAERAQLTVISYGEHPQADLRVIKCLTQPSGLQVDANFQGTPVQFKLQVRGQHMVLNALSVLASLSAAGLSTSEALAALESFEAVSGRGNTLTIPCDGGEYHLINDAYNANPGSMMASLDMLAGLPGSPAQRVALLGDMLELGPDTQRYHLELAPRLLAAAPRHTVLCGPLMHGLYVHLRDQLSIEWFENVDALLAKLPERAEQWFRAGDKVLVKSSGGTRLSKLVESLTPSEQAVQAL, translated from the coding sequence ATGTCTTTGATACAGCAACTCGACGCCTGCCACACTTTATTGGTCAACATTGATGCAGGCACGAGTGTCCGCGATGAAGCGAAAACACCTTGTACGCTCTTTTTCTCCATCAGCAACGGCGCTCAGCGGGCGGAGGTGATTCAGTCCAGCGGCGACACCTTCGAGGAGGCGTGGAGCGCAGGCGTGCTGAGGCTGGCGCAACCGAAGACGCCACCCAATCAAGAGCAGCCACCGGAACGCCTGTGGTTAAGGGTAGAGCGAGCCGTCAACATCACGTCGCTGTCATGGGATGAATTGCAGGAGCGCTTTAAACGCTACAAGCGCAACTACTTCAGGTACGGGCTCGCTTTCGACCCGGCGCTGGAGACTGCCTTGACCGAGCAGGAGCTTAATGGAAACGCCATTCTTTACGGTGGCCCAACGGTTCCCCTCGCCAGCTTCAACATGAACAATTTCTCGGTTTACGCGAAAAGACGGTTTGAGGATTCCGCTGCGCAGGCCGCCGCCATGAACGCGCAGGCCTTTCCTCAAACCCCGGTGTACCTGTTCCAGACTCAAGGTGTTTTCTGTGCAGAAGACGGAAAAGCCTATGCCCTCGGCAGCTCTGGGCCCGATGTCGGTCGACGCACTACGGGGTTGCTGGACGCAGCCGATGTCAGGAGCAAGATTGAGACGGCCTCCGACTTTCTCCGCCATCAAGTCAAAGACAGCGGCCAGTTTGTCTACGGCCAGTTCCCCTGTTTTGATCGCACGATCCAGAACTACAACACACTGCGTCATGCCAGTACCACGTACTCAATGATCGAGGCCTGGGCACTGGTCAAGGACCCTGAGCTCGAAGCCTCCATCCACCGATCCCTCGATTACCTTACACAACACCTGATCAAACCTTACACCTTGCCCGACGGCAGCCATGCCGCGTTCCTGGTCGACACCGGCGACGAGATCAAGCTGGGAGGCAATGCGGTCTGCCTGCTGGCACTGGTCAAATACTGCGAAGTGACCGATACCCGAGACTATCTGCCGTTGCTGGAAGCCCTGGCCAATGGCATTGCCTGGATGCAAAACGTCCAGGCTGGTGGTTTCAACCACGTCTTGCACGCTAAAGACCTGAGCGTCAAAGCGCCTTTCAGAATTATTTACTATGACGGTGAGGCCGCCTTCGGGTTGATGCGTCTCTATGGTTTAAGCGGCGACGAACGCTGGCTGAACATCGTCGAAAAAGCGTTCGACTACTTCATTGCCAAAGAGCACTGGCGCGAACACGACCACTGGTTGAGCTACTGCGTCAATGAGCTGACTCGCTACCGTCCTGAAGAGAAATACTTTCGCTTTGGCCTGAACAACTTCGTCGACTACCTGGATTTTGTACAACAACGCATCACGACGTTCCCGACGCTGCTGGAATTAATGATGGCTGCACAGCAGATGCTGCAACGCATCGAAAAGCAGCCCGCGTTGCGAAACTTGCTCAACGAAGTCAACCTGGATGCGTTCTATCGCGCGCTGCATCATCGCGCCCGGCATTTGCTCAACGGTTATTTCTGGCCGGAAATGGCCATGTTCTTTCGCAACCCGGCCCGCATTGTGGGCTCGTTCTTCATCCGCCATCACGCTTTCCGCGTCCGTATCGATGATGTCGAACACTACCTCTCAGGCCTTATCGCTTATCACCGCTACCTGCTCGATGGCGCCCCTCAGGTTCAAACAGTGCAGCAGAGTACCGACGGCTGGCGCTGGGACGCAGCAACGGTTGCACGAGCGACCGGCGGCACCTGGGCAGTTGCGCCAGCGCCAGGCTGGCAAGCCTCGGGCCTCACTCCTTCCATGCTGCATTTCAAACCGCAGCGCATGCTGACCCGCCCTTTAAGCTGGGTCGGCCCCAATGAAACACGACTGGCTCAGGTTTGGGCAAAAGCGGATAAGGCGAAACGCCCGTCTGCCTTTATGTGCGTCGACCCGGCCCCCTATCTGGATACCGGCCTGCCAGTGCTGCAAGTAGCGGACACTGCAGACGCCATGCTGAGAATGGGCCGCTATGCCAGGCAAGCGTTCGGCGGACAGGTGTTCGGCGTCACCGGCAGCGCCGGCAAGACCACCGTGGTTGCCATGCTCACTCATGCGTTGCAACAGCTGGGCACAGTGGCGCAAACCGAAGGCAACGCCAACCTGCCCCATGGCATCGCCTGGAACCTGGCCAGCATGACGGATCCGGCGAAATTCTGGGTACTGGAAATGGCAGTCGGCAGAATGCCCCTCAACTCCGACCTGGTACGCCCCCACATTGCAATCGTCACCAGCCTGTCGCCAGCGCACCTTGAATACCACGGCACCCTGGAAAATCTGGCACGCAAGAAAAGTGCAATTTTCAGGTCCATGGCGCCCGGCAGCCATGCCGTGCTGAACCATGACATGCCCTACTATTCTGTCTTCGCTCAAGCAGCCGAGCGTGCACAACTGACTGTCATCAGCTACGGCGAGCACCCCCAGGCAGATCTGCGAGTGATCAAGTGCCTGACCCAACCGTCCGGTCTGCAGGTCGATGCCAATTTTCAGGGCACTCCCGTGCAATTCAAACTTCAGGTCCGTGGTCAGCACATGGTACTCAATGCGTTGTCGGTGCTGGCCTCTCTGAGTGCCGCTGGCTTGTCCACAAGCGAAGCACTGGCAGCACTGGAATCGTTCGAGGCAGTTTCCGGCCGCGGCAACACGCTCACCATCCCGTGCGACGGCGGTGAGTACCATCTGATCAATGATGCCTATAACGCCAACCCGGGGTCGATGATGGCCTCATTGGACATGCTGGCTGGCTTGCCAGGTTCGCCCGCCCAGCGCGTCGCGTTGTTGGGAGACATGCTTGAGCTCGGGCCAGACACACAACGCTATCACCTGGAGCTGGCCCCGCGCCTGCTGGCTGCCGCACCTCGTCACACAGTCCTCTGCGGCCCGCTCATGCACGGCCTTTATGTGCATTTGCGCGATCAGTTGAGTATTGAGTGGTTCGAGAACGTCGATGCCCTGCTGGCCAAACTGCCAGAGCGGGCCGAGCAGTGGTTCCGAGCGGGTGACAAGGTGCTGGTAAAAAGCTCGGGAGGCACCCGTCTCTCGAAACTGGTCGAGTCCCTCACGCCATCTGAGCAAGCCGTCCAGGCACTCTAG
- the gabT gene encoding 4-aminobutyrate--2-oxoglutarate transaminase, with the protein MSNKTNASLMKRREAAVPRGVGQIHPIFAESAKNATVTDVEGREFIDFAGGIAVLNTGHLHPKIIAAVQEQLTKLTHTCFQVLAYEPYVELCEKINAKVPGNFDKKTLLVTTGSEAVENAVKIARAATGRAGVIAFTGAYHGRTMMTLGLTGKVVPYSAGMGLMPGGIFRALYPCELHGISVDDSIASIERIFKNDAEPKDIAAIIIEPVQGEGGFYVAPKAFMARLRELCDKHGILLIADEVQTGAGRTGTFFAMEQMGVTADLTTFAKSIAGGFPLAGVCGKTEYMDAIAPGGLGGTYAGSPIACAAALAVLEVFEEEHLLDRCKAVGERLVSGLKAIQAKYPVIGDVRALGAMIAVELFEGGDTHKPNAAAVAQVVAKAREKGLILLSCGPYGNVLRVLVPLTSPDEQLDKGLAIIEECFAELA; encoded by the coding sequence ATGAGCAACAAGACCAACGCATCCCTGATGAAACGCCGTGAAGCCGCTGTTCCGCGCGGCGTTGGCCAGATTCACCCGATTTTTGCCGAGTCGGCGAAAAATGCGACTGTCACCGACGTAGAAGGTCGTGAGTTCATCGACTTCGCTGGCGGCATTGCAGTGCTGAACACCGGTCACTTGCACCCGAAAATCATTGCCGCCGTGCAAGAGCAACTGACCAAACTGACCCACACGTGTTTCCAGGTGCTGGCTTACGAGCCGTACGTTGAGCTGTGCGAAAAGATCAACGCCAAGGTGCCGGGTAACTTCGACAAGAAAACCCTGTTGGTCACCACCGGTTCTGAAGCTGTCGAAAACGCCGTGAAAATCGCCCGTGCCGCCACGGGCCGTGCAGGCGTGATCGCCTTCACCGGCGCGTATCACGGCCGCACCATGATGACCCTGGGCCTGACCGGTAAGGTCGTGCCGTACTCGGCCGGTATGGGCCTGATGCCGGGCGGTATCTTCCGCGCCTTGTACCCGTGCGAACTGCATGGCATCAGCGTTGACGACTCCATCGCCAGCATCGAGCGCATTTTCAAAAATGATGCCGAGCCTAAAGATATCGCCGCCATCATCATCGAACCGGTTCAGGGTGAGGGTGGCTTCTATGTGGCGCCGAAAGCGTTCATGGCCCGCTTGCGCGAGCTGTGCGACAAGCACGGCATTCTGTTGATCGCTGACGAAGTACAGACCGGTGCGGGCCGCACGGGCACTTTCTTCGCCATGGAGCAAATGGGTGTCACCGCTGACTTGACTACCTTCGCCAAATCCATCGCGGGCGGTTTCCCGCTGGCGGGTGTGTGCGGCAAGACCGAGTACATGGATGCCATCGCGCCAGGCGGTCTGGGCGGCACTTATGCCGGTAGCCCGATTGCTTGCGCTGCTGCTCTGGCGGTACTGGAGGTGTTTGAAGAAGAACACCTGCTGGACCGTTGCAAGGCCGTCGGCGAGCGTCTGGTCTCTGGCCTGAAGGCTATTCAGGCCAAGTACCCGGTGATCGGCGACGTCCGTGCACTGGGCGCCATGATCGCAGTCGAGCTGTTCGAAGGGGGCGATACCCACAAGCCGAACGCAGCCGCGGTGGCTCAAGTGGTTGCCAAGGCGCGTGAAAAAGGCCTGATCCTGCTGTCGTGCGGTCCTTACGGCAACGTACTGCGTGTGCTGGTGCCACTGACGTCACCAGACGAGCAGTTGGACAAGGGCCTGGCTATCATCGAAGAGTGCTTCGCTGAACTGGCTTGA